The segment GTTCAACAAGCAAGGATTGGAGGCGACGACGAAACAGATTTCCAGAAAGGCCGGGATCGCCGAGGGAACCCTGTTCAACTACTTCAAGACGAAGGAGGATCTGGCGTTGTTTTTCTTCCAGAAGGAAACACACGATCTGATCGAGTGGTTTGAGTCCCAATCGCGGCTGCGGAAGGCGCCCCTGGCGGAAAAGCTGTTTGCCATCATCCACCGGCAGCTCGAATACATTGCCCCGTATGAGGATTTCATTGGAGCCGTTTTCTTCCGGGCGTTGCAGCCGCGTTCGAAGTTGAGCCCGCTCAGTCTGGATTCGCACGAGCTGCGCGTGAAGTATCTCCGCTTCATCCGCGACGTGCTGCGCGAAGCGGAGGAGAAAAAGGAAATCCCGATGATCGGTGAACTGGGAGCTTATTGCGTCGGGCTTTTCTACATGGGCATGGTGCTGCACTGGCTGCACGACCCCTCGCGCGGCAAACAAAAGACGCTCGCCCTGCTGGACCGTTCGCTCAATCTCGCGAGCCGTGTGCTGAAGAAAGGGGCGTGGGATTGGTGAAAAGGCGCGGCTCATCGCTCGCCCGCGCGGCCCGCATCGTCCAGCTCGGCGCGGGGTTGACGGGAAGCTATCTCGCGCACCAGCTTCAACGTCCGTTCCTGAGCGACGAGAAGAGGGAGGCACGACGCCAGTCGTTGCACAACAGGAATGCAAAACAAGTCCGCCGGGAGCTGCAACATCTGCGCGGACCCATCATGAAGGTCGGTCAGGCGCTGAGCATGCAGACCCATCTGCTCGGGGCGGAATGGATCGAGGAACTGTCCGGACTGCAAATGCAGGCGCCGCCGATGCATCCGACGCTGATGCGCGCGCAGTTCAAGAGCGCGTTTGCAAAATATCCCGAGGAGATGTTTAGTTCGTTCGAAGAGGAGCCTTTTGCCGCCGCGTCGCTCGGCCAGGTGCATTGGGCGGTCACGAAGAGCGGCGATGAAGTGGCGGTCAAGATTCAGTATCCAGCCATTCGTGAAGCCATTGAAAGCGACTTCAGTCTGCTGCGCACGGCGGCGATCGGGCCCCGGATCACGGGGCATCTGCCGGACTCCGTGATTCGTGAAACCGAGCGCGGCATCCTCGAGGAAACCGACTACCGGCGGGAAGCGACAAACCTTGAGCACTTCCGAAAGCAGCTCGCGCCCCTGGAATTCATCCACGTGCCGCGCGTGTATCGCGAACTCAGTTGCGAACAGGTGCTGACAATGTCGCGAGTGCGTGGCGCGCGGCTGCAGGAGTTTCTGAAATCCAATCCCTCGCAGGAGCTTCGCGACAGGCTGGGCGCGGCGCTCACGCGCCTGTTTTTCTTCCAGCTCTTTCGCGTCCGGGCGTTGCACGCCGATCCGCATCCCGGCAACTATTTGCTCAACAACGACGGCACGATCGGCCTCGTTGATTTCGGCTGCGTGAAGTATCTGAAACCCGAGGTCGTTCGCTGCTACGCGCAATTCTGGTCGCGCGAGTGGGTCCACGACGCCGCTCTGTTTGCCGGGATAATTCACGTCATCTTTGGGCCCAAAACTTCGCCGGACGAACCCCGGGTGCGGCGTTGCATGAACGAGATCCGGCGCTTCTACGACGAATTTCATCCTTTGACCGACAAACCGGTCATTCTCGAACTCGGCGATTCAAGGTTCATGGACGGACTCAGCGAACTTGCAAAGACCCTGTTCAAAAACAGATTCCTCTCGCCGGAATTTCTGTTTCTCTCGCGCACGGAATCGGGCATGTGCCTTCTGCTCCACTCGCTCAAGGCGCGAGTCGCCACGACCCAAATCGCGCGACAGTGGATGCCGGCCATTTCAAAAACAAAAAAGGACAACTGCGGCTGAAAGAAAGCTGCGCGGCAGGGAACCGGGAATAAAACAGACATGCCTCCGAGGTGCGGGCGGGAAACTTTTCCCCTAACAGCCAGGTCCGGGTGGACTGACAATTCTTCTTACGGTGGCCCGGGGTATTTCACCAATCCACCGTCAGCTCCGCCGTGGCTGCGGAGCGCGGATCGGCGCGTTCCTGTAAAGATTGGCGGATCACTTCGGTGCGACGCGTTACGCGGCCCTGAAAAACTTCGCGGCCATTGACGGTCACTCGAAGGGGCGAATTCAGATTCGTGAGCCTGTCCGAAAGCCGCAAAGTCACGCCTTTGGGAACGTCGCCCGTCAGAAGAATGGACTGTCCGTTCACTTCGGCGACGATCCTGTTCCCGGCTTTCGCCGCGGCCTGCGGCACGGCCAGCCAGTAGAAACGCGTGTGGGTCACGTCGTCCTGCTGCCACACCACCTTCCCTGGCCAGGGATTGCGCGTGTGCGCCGCCATCCATGGAAGCGCCTCGGCATCCTTGCGATTCATCCAATGCGGGAGACCGGGATAAACCCGGGCGAAATGTTCGTAGCCGCCGGGATCGGCTTCGCGGAGTTTGTCGAGTTCGGCCGCGCGTTCCGCCACGATCTTGTTCCGATCGTAGGCCGCGTCGTTGCCGCCAACGAACAGGGCAAAAGGAAGATTGCGCAGCGAGAGGAGCGATGCGTCATTGGGATGGCCGGCCATCATCGCCGCCGCCGCCCAGCGGTCGGCCATGCGCGGCGCGAGCTGCCACACACCATCCCCGCCTGCCGAGTAACCCATGATGTAAACGCGGTCCGGGTTCACCCCGCGCAACACGACGTAGTCCTCGATCAATCGGTCGAACATCGGATCAATGTGCGCTTCGTGCCAGAGATTCCAGGTGTCCGTCGGGGCGCGGGGCGCGACGTAGATGCCCTCGGCGGGCTTGTAGAGAGAAATCTGGTTGGTCCATTGCCTGTCATTGACGCGGGCCGGGGCGTTGCCGCCGCCGTGCATCGAAATCCACAGGCTGTGTCCGTTGGTGGGAGCCTCACCGAACACGCGTTCTTCCCAGCGCAGAGTTTTTCCGGACAACTCGATGGCCTTTGCCTGAAACTCGTCGGCGCGTTCCTCTTCGAGCTGCGATTTCCTTTCGGTCCACTGCGCGCGAATTGCCGCTTCGGCGCCGGACCGACTGAGGTTTCCGTCCTTCGCAGGCGATGGAAGCGAACAGGAACTCACCGCCAGGACGAGCAGGAGGAGAGTGAATCGAATCATGATCGCGGCCAGGGCGGCCGGAAATCGGCGTGACGCTTTCGTCACGCGGCAAAAGCGATGGTGAAAGAACAGGCTCGTCATTTTTTACACGTTTCAATGGTACCGACTGGCAACGAAAATTACGAATGAATTCCAGATTTGAATTCTCCCGGTAGCGAGCCGCGCTGACACGAAAGTTTCGCGTCAAATTTTCGTTTCACACCTCTTCGACTGCATTTTCAGGACCTGTAACCGCGCCGGCATTTTCGTAACCGTAAGGAAACCGCGAACCATTCGACCGCTTCACCCTCTCCACGCCGGGGAGAGGGACGGGGTGTGGTGCTTTGCCGTAATAGAACACACGGAACGCAAAACTTTAACCGCTGAATGACTGTGATGAACGCTGATTCAAAGGGCTGAAAGCCCGAAAGATGATAGCCCAGGGCAACGCCCTGGGTTCAAAGTCAAAAAAGATTTCCAAGCCCTGAAAGGGTGACAGAACCCTCGCGCATCTCTTCGAGCGTGCCCGGTCGCGCAGGACCGTAGCGCAGGCGGACATCACGCGGATAACGTGCGCCGGCCGGGCAGTCGAATTCGCTTCAACTCAAAAGGCGCGGAGTCGCAACGGAAACCGCGAACCACGCCAA is part of the Candidatus Angelobacter sp. genome and harbors:
- a CDS encoding TetR/AcrR family transcriptional regulator; translation: MSKDTKRSGRRRPSGKREQNKERTKERILAAALELFNKQGLEATTKQISRKAGIAEGTLFNYFKTKEDLALFFFQKETHDLIEWFESQSRLRKAPLAEKLFAIIHRQLEYIAPYEDFIGAVFFRALQPRSKLSPLSLDSHELRVKYLRFIRDVLREAEEKKEIPMIGELGAYCVGLFYMGMVLHWLHDPSRGKQKTLALLDRSLNLASRVLKKGAWDW
- a CDS encoding AarF/ABC1/UbiB kinase family protein, whose translation is MGLVKRRGSSLARAARIVQLGAGLTGSYLAHQLQRPFLSDEKREARRQSLHNRNAKQVRRELQHLRGPIMKVGQALSMQTHLLGAEWIEELSGLQMQAPPMHPTLMRAQFKSAFAKYPEEMFSSFEEEPFAAASLGQVHWAVTKSGDEVAVKIQYPAIREAIESDFSLLRTAAIGPRITGHLPDSVIRETERGILEETDYRREATNLEHFRKQLAPLEFIHVPRVYRELSCEQVLTMSRVRGARLQEFLKSNPSQELRDRLGAALTRLFFFQLFRVRALHADPHPGNYLLNNDGTIGLVDFGCVKYLKPEVVRCYAQFWSREWVHDAALFAGIIHVIFGPKTSPDEPRVRRCMNEIRRFYDEFHPLTDKPVILELGDSRFMDGLSELAKTLFKNRFLSPEFLFLSRTESGMCLLLHSLKARVATTQIARQWMPAISKTKKDNCG
- a CDS encoding alpha/beta hydrolase, with the translated sequence MTSLFFHHRFCRVTKASRRFPAALAAIMIRFTLLLLVLAVSSCSLPSPAKDGNLSRSGAEAAIRAQWTERKSQLEEERADEFQAKAIELSGKTLRWEERVFGEAPTNGHSLWISMHGGGNAPARVNDRQWTNQISLYKPAEGIYVAPRAPTDTWNLWHEAHIDPMFDRLIEDYVVLRGVNPDRVYIMGYSAGGDGVWQLAPRMADRWAAAAMMAGHPNDASLLSLRNLPFALFVGGNDAAYDRNKIVAERAAELDKLREADPGGYEHFARVYPGLPHWMNRKDAEALPWMAAHTRNPWPGKVVWQQDDVTHTRFYWLAVPQAAAKAGNRIVAEVNGQSILLTGDVPKGVTLRLSDRLTNLNSPLRVTVNGREVFQGRVTRRTEVIRQSLQERADPRSAATAELTVDW